A stretch of Pseudoprevotella muciniphila DNA encodes these proteins:
- a CDS encoding biotin/lipoyl-containing protein yields the protein MKQYKYKINGSEFDVTIDSINGNKAKVEVNGLPFDVEMIGSTLVESALPDSVSEGASAPVSAPAAPAQEAPKAAATAPMGAGEGVAVKAPLPGVITSIKVELGQSVKKGETVVVLEAMKMENNIAAENDGVVSGIAVQTGDSVLEGTVLITIA from the coding sequence ATGAAACAATATAAATATAAAATCAACGGTTCCGAGTTTGACGTTACCATCGACAGTATCAATGGTAACAAAGCAAAGGTTGAAGTAAACGGTCTGCCTTTCGATGTAGAAATGATTGGTAGCACACTCGTGGAAAGCGCCCTGCCCGATTCTGTATCAGAGGGAGCCAGCGCGCCTGTATCCGCTCCTGCCGCTCCTGCACAGGAAGCACCAAAAGCAGCAGCGACAGCACCTATGGGTGCCGGCGAAGGCGTAGCAGTGAAAGCGCCCCTCCCTGGTGTAATCACAAGCATCAAGGTGGAACTCGGTCAAAGTGTGAAGAAAGGCGAAACAGTTGTCGTGCTTGAAGCCATGAAGATGGAGAACAACATTGCAGCCGAGAACGATGGTGTTGTCAGCGGTATTGCCGTACAGACAGGCGACAGTGTGCTCGAAGGCACAGTGCTCATCACCATCGCCTGA
- a CDS encoding glycoside hydrolase family 10 protein: MNKINRIFFVLALTFLAVQAMRAQMPQPKYEVRAVWLTTLMNLDWPKSAATTAEGEARQRAELVQMFDELQQCGINTVVMQARVRSTTVYPSKIEPWDACMTGRAGRAPGYDPLAFAIEECHKRNMELHAWVVCFPICKLPAAKQLGNAALPKKRPELCQLCDDQWMMDPGVPGTADYIASICKEIVENYDVDGISLDYIRYPESSIPFNDNKTYQKYGKGQNRNQWRSENVTRTVRAIHDAVRSVKPWVKLSCSPVGKYCDLPLHSSKGWNARDAVHQDCVAWLDEGLMDMLMPMMYFTGDHFYPFAVDWQQRANEKPIVPGLGIYFLNKNEKNWNLDVITREMNFLRWLGMGQAYFRTRFLLNNEKGLYDYCKDHFYSRSARIPPMTWVSNKLPATPRLQSTQNKWDIRLSWDAQPDAVHYNVYRSDVLSENLDFAQIVAENLKTTEFVYAPALPDKLRGCFAVTAVDRYGNESKPALVNTLRKNIESNKRQDMAEVDGVMDVGNVDAEELVILDMAGRAVLRHPNADRLYLYGIARGCYELRAIDSQHRTHPLKLFWKK; this comes from the coding sequence ATGAATAAGATAAACAGAATTTTCTTTGTCCTTGCATTGACGTTTCTTGCAGTGCAGGCGATGAGAGCCCAAATGCCGCAACCTAAGTATGAAGTAAGGGCGGTTTGGCTGACCACACTGATGAATCTCGACTGGCCAAAGAGTGCTGCCACAACAGCAGAAGGCGAAGCGCGGCAGAGAGCCGAACTCGTACAGATGTTCGATGAGTTGCAACAATGCGGTATCAATACTGTGGTGATGCAGGCGCGTGTGAGAAGTACAACGGTTTATCCGTCGAAAATAGAGCCGTGGGACGCTTGCATGACGGGTAGGGCAGGAAGAGCGCCCGGTTACGATCCGCTGGCGTTCGCTATAGAGGAATGTCATAAGCGCAACATGGAACTTCATGCCTGGGTGGTGTGTTTCCCCATTTGCAAACTGCCGGCAGCGAAGCAACTCGGGAATGCGGCATTGCCTAAAAAACGTCCTGAATTGTGCCAACTTTGTGACGACCAGTGGATGATGGACCCGGGAGTGCCTGGCACAGCCGATTACATCGCCTCCATTTGCAAGGAAATCGTGGAAAATTATGATGTGGACGGCATAAGTCTCGACTATATCCGTTATCCGGAATCGTCTATACCATTCAATGATAACAAGACCTATCAGAAATACGGCAAAGGACAAAACCGAAACCAGTGGCGCTCGGAGAATGTCACGCGGACAGTTCGTGCAATCCACGATGCAGTGCGTTCCGTAAAACCTTGGGTAAAACTGAGTTGCTCTCCGGTGGGCAAGTACTGCGACCTTCCCCTTCATAGTTCAAAGGGCTGGAACGCACGCGATGCCGTACATCAGGATTGTGTGGCATGGCTCGACGAAGGACTGATGGATATGCTCATGCCGATGATGTACTTCACGGGTGATCATTTTTATCCTTTTGCTGTGGATTGGCAACAACGTGCCAACGAAAAACCCATCGTGCCGGGACTGGGCATCTATTTCCTGAACAAGAACGAAAAGAACTGGAACCTCGATGTGATTACCCGCGAGATGAACTTCCTGCGCTGGCTTGGTATGGGGCAGGCTTATTTCCGCACACGATTTCTGCTGAACAACGAAAAAGGTCTTTACGACTATTGCAAAGACCATTTCTACTCGCGCAGTGCACGCATACCGCCCATGACGTGGGTAAGCAATAAACTGCCCGCCACACCGCGCCTGCAATCCACGCAGAACAAATGGGATATACGTTTGAGTTGGGACGCACAGCCCGATGCCGTACACTATAATGTATATCGTTCCGACGTACTTTCTGAAAACTTGGATTTTGCGCAAATCGTTGCAGAAAACCTTAAAACCACAGAATTTGTCTATGCGCCAGCCTTGCCCGATAAACTTCGCGGCTGTTTTGCCGTTACGGCTGTTGACCGATATGGTAACGAAAGCAAACCTGCCTTGGTGAATACGCTCAGAAAGAACATAGAAAGCAACAAACGGCAGGATATGGCAGAAGTGGATGGCGTGATGGACGTGGGCAATGTGGATGCCGAAGAACTCGTAATTCTCGACATGGCAGGCAGAGCGGTGCTCCGGCACCCCAATGCCGACAGGCTTTATCTCTACGGTATAGCCCGCGGCTGCTACGAACTGCGTGCCATCGACAGCCAACACCGTACACACCCCCTGAAACTCTTCTGGAAGAAGTAG
- a CDS encoding sodium:solute symporter — MTGLIMLFTLLAYFSLLLWISYRMRNSGSNDAFFRAGRHSSWGMVAFGMIGASISGVSFVSVPGWVNKTDMTYLQMCAGFFFGYLLVAFVLLPMYYRLKLTSIYSYLRTRFGASAQTTGASFFVMSRLTGAAARLYLACVVLQEFVSEPLGVPFSLTVIIVLVLIWLYTRRSGMKTIVHTDALQTLCLLLALVVMFVIVIVKMDLSTQGIIDVVNNSGMNQVFCWEIGSKQYFWWQFLSGIFVVVVMTGLDQDMMQKNLTCRSLRDAQKDMCAYGICFLPVNFLFLVLGILLYTFANQHAVTATGDELMPALVKSGLLGNVVIIPFAIGIVSAAFSSADSAMTSLTTSICIDILGVEQKGRSKPDAERIRKRVHIAVVLAFLTFILLFRVLSSQNVINTIYVMASYTYGPLLGLYAFGMFTKRTVRRKSIPYICIAAPLICAALDYSSPRLWGYTFGYELLMLNGLITFMALYLASIGKELTPSHETL; from the coding sequence ATGACAGGACTCATTATGCTTTTTACGCTTTTAGCGTATTTCTCTCTCCTCCTGTGGATTTCGTATCGCATGAGGAACTCGGGCAGCAATGATGCATTTTTCCGTGCAGGTCGTCATTCTTCATGGGGCATGGTGGCGTTCGGTATGATTGGCGCCAGTATCAGCGGGGTATCGTTTGTCAGTGTGCCAGGTTGGGTAAACAAGACGGACATGACCTATCTGCAGATGTGTGCCGGTTTCTTCTTCGGCTACTTACTTGTGGCATTCGTGTTGCTGCCGATGTACTATCGCCTGAAATTGACAAGCATCTACAGTTATCTGCGCACACGTTTTGGTGCTTCCGCACAGACCACGGGTGCCTCTTTTTTTGTGATGAGTAGGCTCACGGGGGCTGCAGCGCGCTTGTATCTGGCGTGTGTGGTACTGCAGGAATTTGTAAGCGAGCCGTTGGGTGTGCCCTTCTCGCTGACGGTGATAATTGTACTCGTGCTCATCTGGCTTTATACACGTCGCAGTGGTATGAAGACCATTGTGCACACCGATGCCCTGCAAACGTTGTGTCTGTTGCTGGCTTTGGTGGTGATGTTCGTCATCGTTATCGTGAAGATGGACCTTTCTACGCAAGGCATAATAGATGTAGTCAATAACAGTGGGATGAACCAAGTGTTCTGTTGGGAAATAGGCAGCAAGCAATACTTTTGGTGGCAATTCCTAAGTGGCATATTCGTTGTGGTGGTCATGACTGGGCTTGACCAGGACATGATGCAGAAAAACCTCACTTGTCGCAGCCTACGGGATGCACAGAAAGATATGTGTGCATACGGCATCTGTTTCTTGCCAGTCAATTTCCTTTTTCTCGTGTTAGGCATCTTGCTCTACACCTTTGCCAACCAACACGCCGTTACGGCCACAGGCGACGAACTGATGCCCGCATTGGTGAAAAGCGGGCTGTTGGGAAACGTAGTCATCATCCCTTTTGCCATAGGCATTGTCTCGGCAGCATTTTCAAGCGCCGATAGTGCTATGACGTCGCTCACCACAAGCATCTGCATCGATATCCTTGGTGTGGAACAGAAAGGGCGCTCCAAACCCGATGCCGAGCGAATCAGAAAGCGCGTACACATTGCTGTGGTTCTCGCCTTTCTGACGTTTATTTTGCTTTTCCGCGTCTTGAGTAGTCAAAACGTTATCAACACCATCTATGTCATGGCGTCCTACACATACGGTCCCTTGCTTGGACTCTATGCCTTCGGAATGTTCACGAAACGCACCGTGCGAAGAAAATCAATACCTTACATCTGCATTGCAGCACCACTAATTTGTGCAGCGCTCGATTATTCTTCACCCCGTCTTTGGGGATATACCTTTGGCTACGAACTCTTGATGCTCAATGGTTTGATTACTTTCATGGCACTTTATCTCGCATCCATCGGAAAGGAACTAACACCAAGCCATGAAACGCTTTAA
- a CDS encoding leucine-rich repeat domain-containing protein gives MKKTLLILLCLFLGNLTVLQVAAQETVKNRAYYENLGSAVPYANPKTSAGEDSLYGGGHGLVIRASVSPTWTSTSLAGSGIAEDPNKDQFCLTTPYRAIFKDDYCNSTGYFTHDAPTRVYLGGFKPIGEGGVEEDVYFTVLRTGTANGTPDEEWQGRGTNHPDLRPNGTVGFHNGELIGGYVVVGKGLTPGQLTNVRNKIQAEESGDSPEYESYEESFITGMYLTPTFCSETAAENAASYANVPGGSRTITIPSFIMLDQEFADSENELGATYKGRHLILKVVGIDFGAFSDVEHTHFILPKGITYIGDSGLRRTGFSAPKKISFHKGSNVYPFIGETCTDEEWVANNNIESLGHYAMSYAQYDSIYQVINSAKFREFGERCFQGWDNITKVDMNKTPLVKKISKGAFAQCHNITEVIISPSIQELSDRAFYECTSLTDLSFVASGGDPTGETMALTRIGDNAFEGADISTFLPPASLKKIGSYAFYGNNLGAGGRFDLPTHIDSIGQYAFAKNNISYIPFVAGTDAAPENPVNSNGLFLGYRSFYEDGTDVTVEFNAKVPPRIISDGRPFDTDSTHRVRIIVPLSCGERYVHGIDENEQLLPILGLFSKEYRHHEYRVKFDLTKEYTKPNYGHYTSKDGGTYTYSKAPWWVASTSWTLDSYVLKPSHGGTVDTWASSNTTNNMGESKTLWTPTIDFYIDPNDSTVHGAQHVFPRTAHQYFDNENHDDVPKIATMEVEDAILPPDEGMLFAYTQPAIYLMPLYADYGEIAKLIKTVPQKFGVEVGSPGVTDPPTSLTRVNIHSRLLTFDSDENLRDMAGKPWLDFNDHTARWRQIAVWNDAGTDYEIKEYDLLNMRDRAGNPITIDFSKTVTVPIGYYKKWAAKTDGTSLYEAVGTGASPDKGSDGKKKYEVTAPITVKKYDYWTSSSGRPYRCSAGFNRFTIPAAINWVEACEAGTGYLRTLLGNPTGVQWVTPNYSKINDKTEIGSDGLHKLLYYRFVPCTHKYVTDVDITIKGVSYVKGDTVYCGNEKNTLPQSELGVTWGYGLAHIEDWHCRQWIDIFDLIQEWGTDIGEIKARHDFHDNHTDHGNILVPCVEPTYVWPFWETVTQETYLTDSASNPLKVSVARKYFQQDSGEWDYTPYYVSGRPSVVMNGDEYADGFISFGLSNGYFVQTQNPGYTRANRAYFRVHSSVLMKDLYNPTVSPTNRMVIVDEDHMGSGLGEISTGLNGVKASPVRDVWYTIEGRKLNNQPTQRGVYINNGRKVVIK, from the coding sequence ATGAAAAAGACATTACTCATTTTGCTTTGCCTTTTTCTCGGCAATTTAACGGTGCTTCAGGTTGCAGCGCAAGAGACAGTGAAGAATCGTGCTTATTATGAGAATTTAGGTTCCGCTGTTCCTTATGCAAACCCGAAAACTTCTGCGGGTGAAGACTCTCTGTATGGCGGTGGTCATGGTCTTGTAATCAGGGCTTCTGTGTCGCCGACTTGGACCTCCACCTCGCTGGCTGGCTCAGGAATAGCAGAAGACCCGAATAAAGATCAGTTCTGTCTGACCACTCCTTATCGTGCCATCTTTAAGGATGACTATTGCAACAGCACAGGCTACTTTACTCATGATGCACCTACCCGTGTTTATTTGGGCGGTTTCAAGCCTATTGGTGAAGGCGGTGTGGAAGAAGACGTGTATTTCACCGTGCTGCGTACCGGCACAGCCAATGGCACTCCAGACGAAGAGTGGCAAGGGCGAGGAACTAACCATCCGGATTTAAGGCCAAATGGAACGGTCGGTTTTCACAATGGTGAACTCATTGGTGGCTACGTTGTGGTTGGCAAGGGTCTCACTCCAGGTCAGTTGACTAACGTTCGCAATAAGATCCAAGCAGAGGAAAGTGGAGACTCACCGGAATATGAGTCCTATGAAGAGTCTTTTATTACCGGTATGTACTTGACACCCACATTCTGTAGTGAGACAGCTGCAGAGAATGCGGCAAGCTATGCGAACGTGCCGGGTGGAAGCCGGACGATTACCATTCCCAGCTTCATTATGCTGGACCAGGAATTCGCTGATAGCGAAAATGAATTAGGCGCAACGTATAAAGGCCGTCACCTTATCCTCAAAGTGGTCGGCATCGACTTCGGTGCGTTCAGTGATGTGGAGCACACGCACTTCATCTTGCCGAAGGGCATCACCTATATCGGCGACAGCGGTCTGCGCAGGACGGGATTCTCCGCTCCCAAGAAAATTTCGTTCCACAAGGGCAGCAATGTATATCCTTTCATCGGCGAAACCTGCACTGACGAGGAATGGGTAGCCAACAATAACATTGAATCCCTTGGTCATTATGCCATGTCGTACGCGCAATACGACTCCATATATCAGGTGATAAATTCAGCCAAGTTCCGCGAGTTCGGCGAGCGTTGTTTCCAAGGTTGGGATAATATCACGAAAGTGGATATGAACAAGACACCATTGGTGAAGAAAATAAGCAAGGGTGCTTTTGCTCAGTGCCACAATATTACAGAAGTGATAATAAGTCCTAGCATTCAGGAACTTTCCGACCGTGCATTCTACGAGTGCACCTCACTCACCGACCTTTCTTTCGTGGCATCTGGTGGCGATCCTACTGGCGAAACCATGGCGCTAACCCGAATTGGCGACAACGCTTTCGAGGGTGCCGACATTAGTACATTCCTTCCCCCTGCAAGTCTGAAAAAGATAGGGAGTTATGCTTTCTATGGTAACAACCTGGGTGCGGGTGGACGCTTCGACTTGCCTACTCACATTGATAGCATTGGTCAATATGCATTTGCTAAAAACAACATCTCTTATATTCCCTTTGTGGCAGGAACAGATGCTGCCCCCGAGAATCCTGTCAATTCCAATGGACTCTTTTTGGGTTATCGCTCGTTCTACGAGGACGGGACAGACGTTACTGTAGAGTTTAATGCCAAAGTTCCTCCTCGTATCATTTCGGACGGTCGGCCCTTCGATACTGATTCTACCCATCGCGTGCGCATCATTGTGCCTTTGAGTTGTGGAGAGCGTTATGTACATGGCATCGATGAGAATGAACAACTTCTGCCAATATTAGGTCTGTTCAGCAAGGAATATCGTCATCATGAGTATCGCGTGAAGTTCGATCTGACCAAAGAATATACCAAACCGAATTACGGCCATTACACCAGCAAGGATGGTGGCACTTACACTTATTCGAAAGCTCCCTGGTGGGTAGCCAGCACGTCTTGGACATTAGATAGTTATGTGTTGAAACCCTCCCACGGCGGTACGGTTGACACTTGGGCTTCCTCTAATACAACGAACAACATGGGTGAAAGCAAAACGCTGTGGACACCTACCATTGATTTCTATATAGATCCAAACGACAGCACCGTACATGGCGCGCAGCATGTGTTCCCACGCACGGCTCACCAATATTTCGACAATGAAAATCATGACGATGTACCCAAGATTGCAACGATGGAAGTTGAAGATGCCATCCTGCCGCCGGATGAAGGCATGTTGTTTGCTTACACACAACCAGCCATCTATCTTATGCCGCTCTATGCTGACTACGGGGAGATTGCCAAACTGATAAAGACAGTGCCACAGAAATTTGGTGTAGAGGTTGGCAGTCCAGGAGTGACTGATCCTCCAACCAGTCTGACCCGTGTCAATATCCACAGCCGTTTGCTGACGTTCGACTCAGACGAAAACCTGCGAGACATGGCAGGCAAGCCCTGGCTCGATTTCAACGACCATACTGCCAGATGGCGTCAGATTGCCGTATGGAATGATGCAGGCACAGATTATGAGATAAAGGAATATGACTTGCTGAACATGAGAGACCGTGCAGGTAATCCTATCACAATTGACTTCAGTAAAACGGTTACTGTCCCAATAGGTTATTATAAAAAGTGGGCTGCTAAAACTGATGGCACCTCCTTATATGAAGCTGTTGGCACCGGAGCATCACCAGATAAGGGTAGTGATGGTAAAAAGAAGTATGAAGTTACAGCTCCTATTACCGTAAAGAAATACGATTATTGGACAAGTAGTTCTGGAAGGCCCTATCGCTGTTCAGCAGGATTTAATAGATTCACCATTCCTGCTGCTATAAATTGGGTTGAGGCTTGTGAAGCGGGTACAGGTTATCTGAGGACGTTGCTCGGCAATCCGACTGGTGTGCAATGGGTTACTCCCAATTACTCTAAAATTAATGATAAAACAGAGATTGGTTCAGATGGTCTCCATAAATTACTTTACTATCGCTTTGTACCTTGTACCCACAAATATGTAACAGATGTAGACATTACGATTAAAGGTGTATCCTATGTTAAGGGAGATACTGTCTATTGCGGAAACGAAAAGAATACCCTACCACAATCAGAACTTGGTGTAACATGGGGCTATGGTTTAGCACATATTGAAGACTGGCACTGCCGCCAGTGGATTGATATCTTCGACCTCATACAGGAATGGGGTACGGACATTGGTGAAATTAAAGCTCGTCATGATTTCCATGACAACCACACCGACCACGGCAACATCCTCGTGCCCTGTGTAGAGCCTACATACGTCTGGCCATTCTGGGAAACAGTAACGCAAGAAACTTATTTAACTGACTCTGCTTCGAATCCGCTTAAGGTTTCGGTTGCCCGCAAATACTTCCAACAGGATTCCGGCGAGTGGGATTATACACCTTATTACGTATCAGGTCGCCCATCTGTAGTGATGAATGGAGACGAATATGCAGACGGTTTCATCTCCTTCGGCTTGAGCAACGGCTACTTCGTTCAGACACAAAATCCCGGCTATACCAGAGCAAACCGCGCATACTTCCGCGTACACAGTTCTGTACTCATGAAAGACCTGTATAATCCAACAGTTTCTCCGACCAACCGTATGGTTATTGTGGATGAAGACCACATGGGCAGCGGACTTGGTGAGATTTCAACCGGTCTGAATGGCGTGAAAGCAAGTCCTGTTCGGGATGTATGGTACACCATTGAAGGGCGAAAACTCAATAACCAGCCTACTCAGCGCGGTGTCTATATCAATAACGGACGTAAGGTTGTCATAAAATAA
- a CDS encoding acyl-CoA carboxylase subunit beta — protein sequence MTQQQNKIKKLVELRQQARLGGGEKAIEKQHAKGKLTARERIDLLLDKGSFEEMDMFKLHRCHYFGMEKKQYLGDGVVCGSGTINGRLVYIFAQDFTVNGGSLSETMAQKICKVMDQSLKMGAPCIGLNDSGGARIQEGINALAGFGEIFQRNIEASGVVPQISGICGPCAGGAVYSPALTDFVVMLEGVSYMFLTGPKVVKTVTGEDVSQEELGGASVHSTKSGVCHFTAKNEEEFAAIIRQLLNYIPQNNRERAPRVPCNDPIDRKEDLLNEIIPDNPNQAYDMYQVIGAVVDNGEFMEVHRNFAKNIIIGFAHFNGQSVGIVANQPSVYAGVLDCNASRKAARFVRFCDCFNIPIVSLVDVPGFLPGTGQEYNAVIDHGAKLLYAYGEATVPKVTVTLRKSYGGSHIVMGCKQLKADLNYAWPSSEIAVMGAAGAVAIIDGKAAKTAEDPKAFLAEKEKEYNELFSNPYKAAEFGYIDDVIEPRNTRFRICRALAQLENKRETRPAKKHGNIPL from the coding sequence ATGACTCAACAACAAAACAAAATCAAGAAACTCGTCGAACTCCGTCAGCAAGCACGCTTGGGCGGTGGCGAGAAAGCGATTGAGAAACAACATGCGAAAGGCAAACTCACTGCCCGCGAACGCATAGACCTCCTGCTCGACAAGGGCAGTTTTGAGGAAATGGATATGTTCAAACTCCACCGTTGCCACTACTTCGGCATGGAGAAAAAGCAATATCTTGGCGATGGTGTGGTATGCGGCAGCGGCACAATCAACGGCAGACTGGTTTACATCTTCGCTCAGGACTTCACCGTGAACGGAGGTTCTCTCTCCGAGACCATGGCGCAGAAGATTTGCAAGGTGATGGACCAGAGCCTCAAGATGGGTGCACCATGCATCGGACTGAACGATTCTGGCGGTGCTCGTATTCAGGAAGGCATCAACGCTCTTGCAGGCTTCGGCGAAATCTTCCAGCGCAACATCGAGGCAAGTGGTGTGGTACCACAAATCAGCGGTATCTGCGGTCCATGCGCCGGTGGAGCGGTTTACAGCCCGGCGCTGACCGACTTCGTCGTGATGCTCGAAGGCGTGAGTTATATGTTCCTCACAGGTCCGAAAGTGGTGAAGACCGTTACTGGTGAGGATGTCAGCCAGGAAGAACTCGGTGGCGCGAGCGTACATAGCACTAAAAGCGGTGTGTGCCACTTCACTGCAAAGAACGAAGAAGAATTTGCAGCCATCATCCGCCAGTTGCTCAACTACATTCCGCAAAACAACCGCGAACGCGCACCGCGCGTACCTTGCAACGACCCCATCGACCGCAAGGAGGATCTCCTCAACGAAATCATTCCCGACAATCCCAACCAAGCCTACGACATGTACCAAGTGATAGGCGCTGTGGTGGACAACGGAGAATTCATGGAGGTACACCGCAACTTTGCCAAGAACATCATCATCGGCTTTGCACACTTTAATGGTCAGAGCGTGGGTATTGTTGCCAACCAGCCAAGCGTTTATGCCGGTGTGCTCGACTGCAACGCATCACGCAAGGCAGCACGTTTCGTACGCTTCTGCGACTGCTTCAACATTCCTATCGTGTCGCTCGTTGACGTACCAGGCTTCCTCCCGGGTACGGGACAGGAATACAATGCCGTTATCGACCATGGCGCAAAACTTCTTTACGCATACGGCGAAGCAACGGTGCCCAAGGTTACTGTCACCCTGCGCAAAAGTTACGGCGGCAGCCACATCGTGATGGGCTGCAAGCAACTCAAGGCGGACCTGAACTACGCATGGCCCTCAAGCGAAATCGCCGTAATGGGAGCCGCAGGTGCTGTGGCGATTATCGACGGCAAGGCTGCTAAAACAGCCGAAGACCCCAAGGCGTTCCTTGCAGAGAAAGAAAAGGAATACAACGAACTCTTCTCCAACCCATACAAGGCTGCAGAGTTTGGCTATATCGACGACGTTATCGAGCCGCGCAACACACGTTTCCGCATCTGCCGTGCTCTCGCACAACTGGAAAACAAACGCGAGACACGTCCTGCAAAAAAACACGGCAACATACCTTTGTAA
- a CDS encoding tetratricopeptide repeat protein, with translation MKRIAYFILFLLLTGTASAQTIIDLSKGGKVRNKTTDDYNLDEAVARRIKKDSLAYNDRLTLAFNALNADSLSEAESLFKEALKLRPDAKGNHVVRANLGRIAYVRNDYRKAETYFSEALKADPDMDDVRFLRAQCYHEMKDYRRSLEDCKILLESKRSDINTKQVRFLKSAAEMRLRLYADARNDLEAIVYEDPENTSARLLLALVDENDGRQQMALERLDALVQGYPELTDARVARAELLYRMGFLDRALIDYDAAISAQPNDGTLYVGRAKILITLKRMTAARKDLDSAVAAGVSVSEMQSMYRALSK, from the coding sequence ATGAAAAGAATTGCATATTTCATCCTGTTTTTGCTTTTGACAGGCACTGCCTCTGCGCAAACCATTATTGATTTGAGCAAGGGTGGCAAGGTGCGCAACAAAACCACCGACGACTATAACCTCGATGAAGCGGTTGCACGACGCATCAAGAAAGACTCTCTGGCATACAATGACCGACTCACACTCGCTTTTAATGCCCTTAATGCAGACTCCCTTTCCGAGGCCGAAAGTCTCTTCAAGGAAGCACTAAAGTTGCGCCCTGATGCGAAAGGCAACCATGTGGTGCGTGCAAATCTCGGACGCATTGCATACGTGCGAAACGACTATCGCAAGGCGGAAACGTATTTCAGCGAGGCACTTAAAGCCGACCCGGACATGGACGATGTGCGTTTCCTGCGTGCGCAGTGCTACCACGAAATGAAGGACTATCGTCGCTCACTTGAAGATTGTAAAATATTGCTCGAAAGCAAGCGCAGTGATATAAACACGAAGCAGGTGCGTTTCCTGAAGTCGGCAGCAGAGATGCGACTGCGTCTCTATGCTGATGCGAGGAACGACTTGGAGGCCATCGTGTATGAAGATCCCGAAAATACCAGTGCGCGGCTGTTGTTGGCATTGGTGGACGAGAACGATGGGCGGCAACAGATGGCACTTGAGCGGCTTGATGCGCTTGTGCAGGGCTATCCCGAACTCACTGACGCACGGGTGGCACGGGCAGAACTTCTGTACAGGATGGGCTTTCTGGACCGTGCGCTCATCGACTATGATGCCGCCATATCAGCGCAACCCAATGATGGTACCCTCTATGTGGGGCGCGCGAAGATACTTATCACGCTGAAGCGCATGACTGCTGCTCGTAAAGACCTCGACAGCGCCGTGGCAGCAGGTGTGTCGGTCAGCGAAATGCAAAGTATGTACAGGGCATTGTCTAAATAG